From the Aspergillus puulaauensis MK2 DNA, chromosome 1, nearly complete sequence genome, the window CATGGATCCTTAGCGGTGCAACCCTCTCGAGTCCCGGTCTTTCCCATCAATGACAGCGGAGATTGCAACCGCAATGCCGTGTTGCCACAGTCTGGGCAGCTTCCACGAGATGAGTTAACCCCTGAACCCAACGGTGGTTCCAAGGAATTGTTGAGTCTGTGAGCGGGGCAACTCCTGATAGACAGATTATCTTTGCTACTAGCGTTCAGGACGAGATGTCAAACGGCAAACCTGGTTTGGCAACGGCAAGATGGGCGTACCAAAAATCGAGAACTGGCCAAGAGGAAGGCTGGGGCCCATCGAGCACAACGTCGCTGTCACCAAGCCAGTTCTGAGGTTACGAGAGGTTACGAATGTGGCTGGATCAACCACAATTCCTTCTTATCTGGCTGAGTCGCTGTCATTGAACGCCATCTCCGAGATTCCTTCAGGTCGAAGTCGGTCGAGCCATGATTTCTTTACAATACAGAATTAGACGGGCCCCACTCGACTTCTGGACTTGACGATTGTTTTGTGGCACGGCAACGGACCATGAGTCCGCGACGAGTCTGTTACGAATCTGGCGATCAAAGCGAAGGATCTTCGGGTGAGTGAGGTTCAGTGACGAACCTGCGAAAGTGtttcgtcgtcgcccagtGGAGAGCGCCGTTTCAGCGCTTGTCCTAATGTCCTGGCACGGATATTGCAAAACTAAACGGCTAGCGGAGAGCGTACGCGTCAGTCCGGGATTGACGGTGGACAAGACTGGGGAGAGATTCCAGAATCGCATTTGCGAGCCTACGCGGCTGATCTCTGGTTTGCCGAGGGGCTTCTTGGCGCCTCCCCCCATCGTCCCACAGTCTCCCACAGACTTTCATGATCCGTCGGTGGGCCTCCTACTCTCCAGCCGCCTAAGGCCACTCACGACACGGCATTTCGGCGAGGTGGACTCCATCACCGCGCTTCAGAGTCATGACCAGTCTTTACTCGGCTATCATCGACATCCAACCACTGGCACTGGGCCCCTGACATTCTCGTTTTTTTCCAAGGTCGCCGTTACATACCTGCCTTTTTTCCCCTTCGATGACCTCCATAATGTCACTTCTTGGGCAAGGAGGTACTGAGAATCAAGCTGGGAACCGGATAACAAGCAGGGTGGAATGAATTGGATTGGCGATCCTGAGTAATGGCAGGGGGGTGTTTCGCACTGGCGGGCGGGTTGTTACATGATATTGTGATTGTCGAATGAAGGTCAACGCTCCGTCCTGAGTCCTGCGGCACCCCAACTATGCAAATCCGACTTTTGAGGCCCGAGGAGTCTTGCCACATGCAGATTGGCCGGTTTCTATCCTGGGCGCCGCCGTCTCCTGTTATTTTTGACTTTATATTATCATATAATTTTCATACAATTACGCATTGCAAGTTTCAACGCCACTCGTTCCAGCGTTACAACGCTAAGAGGTCCATCTTACAGAGCCCAGATGATGACTTATCGAGGATTCCAATACTTTTAATTCTCGCTGATCAGCCTTGTTGTCTCCTTTCTAAACCTCAAGGCCTGTTCATCTCGTGTTGTTTCTGTCGGGGACTGTTCATCCTTCTCGATCTTTTTTCCCTATTGTTGTGCTCCTTATTTTGAGCTGTAACGCCTTCGTCCATCCAGACTCTCGTTAGCATTCTCACCAGGACGATATTACTTGGGCCGTATCTGataagaacaacaacaaaatgTCTTTGACCTACTCCGATAACCTGGCTCCTCAGCCTTCCACCGATATCTTTACCGGTGACACCAACATCGACAGGCGCAAGTGCCACCGCAATGTGCCCATGAAGGTGCTTGCTCTCGGTGTTGGCCGAACAGGAACAGCTTGTATGTCAACTTCAGGTGTTCGCCTGCACTGTCCATGACTGACTCGATTCAATCGATTAGCCCTCCGCATTGCTCTTGAACGCCTGGGCTACCTCAAATGTTACCACATGATGTCTGCCAGTATGGAGAACCCTCCTGACTGTCTGATGTGGCACGACGCTCTCCTCGCCAAGTATGAGGGTGTGGGTGAATTTGGCCGCAAGGAATGGGACCAGCTTCTCGGAGACTGCCAGGTATGTAAAATATGCGTTAATGCACCTGGATATCTGTACTAACCCATCACCAGGCTGTTTGCGACTGGCCCGCCTGTGCTTTCGCTAAGGAGCTTATTGAAGCCTACCCCAATGCTAAGGTCATTCTGACCACTCGCGAGGTGGACTCATGGCACGCATCCGTCATGAAGACCGTCCACTGGCGTGTGTCTGACCCTGAGCACCGCTTCGTTTCGAACTTCAGCTGGGCCGCCAGCATGTACTATCCCATGCTGAACAAGTTCTTTGAGACCTTTTTCCGCGGCGATTTCCccaacaagggcaaggaggtCTACGAAGACCACGTCGAAGAGGTTCGCGCCCTCGTTCCTCCAGAGCGACTGCTCGAGTACAAGATTAGCGACGGCTGGGGCCCGCTGTGCGAGTTCCTCGGCGAAGAAGTTCCAGACACTACATTCCCCCGTGGAAACGACATGGCCGACTTCTTCAAGCGCTGCCGTGGCCGCAACCGACGCCAGATGGCCAACGCCGCTCTCCAGGCTGTTACTGTGGGCGGCACGATCATTGCTGCCGGATTCGCTGCTACCATGGCATTCAAGCGTTTCTCGCGGTAAATCGGTTCATTCTTCGAGccgttttctttttttttatcttactCCTTCACTGTGGCCTACGCTGGGCGTGGTCGTGTTCTTTTAGCCTTCATACCTCCAGCTCTGCGacttgtttcttttccttttctctcttttcacGCCCAGAGCTTGATAATATCTCGCGTTTGTCCGTCGATATATCTCACTTATACCAATTAGCGGCTTTTGGGGGTATACCttaatactagctatatagTCTACTCAGACAGGTGTGAAATGACCCCCCACCTGCCTACGATAGATATCACAAAAGGAAAAATACTATAGAATTACATATTTCAAAAGAAATCACTTGCCTGCTGCAAACGGTCAGATCCTTGTTACTGTGGCTTACTCCCTATTCCAACCCCCTGGCTTACTGAGAAACCCCGCCATACTCAGGCCGCACGGTGCCAACTGCCAATGGCATATGCAGTAAGCCAAGAAAACGCCCGAGCTCCAAGATTCGCAGAGCAACCCTCCAAGGATGTCTTGGGGGAGCTGGGAATCCGAATCCCATATCTTGGCCAAGACAACCAGTAAACCTTGTGGAAAATGCAGTGAGACATGGGTTGGGACAATGCACGAATAATCGATCGCACAGATCGGGAATGGCGGTTGGCGGTTGGCACGGGCAGCCTACGGTAAAGTAAAGCACCCAACCTTGCGCCTTACGAGGCCAGCGATCTGCTTATTCCAATTGCAGGATTCGGATTCACTTCCCGTCGCTACTCGGTTCAGTTGCTTACGGTTAGAAATTCCCTGCTCGGTTGGAGCgagtcttttttttttttttgggcgCCGTCGCTAGCTTGGCATAAGCAGACCGGCGACCGCAATCTTGGAAACCTCCGACCTAGACCTATGTATAGACATTGACTGACTTGGTCTACTGGCAAGTATGAGCAAACGAGGTGTAGATACAGGCGACAGAGTCCCTCTGAAGTAAAATCCCCGATAACGTTGTGCTTGGCCGGCCCACGCCCACGTCCATCATGATCCGAGACGATCTGAACGTTCGCTGCGTGCCAAGTTCTAGGTTGGTGACGAGTACGAGTAGCACTAATCGATGGATCATAGAAGGGTGTCACAAACCGTTGGGCTTGCGAGATTCCTACTCCGGAATTGAATACTACGCATTTTGGGGATGATAAGCAGGTCATTGTAGTCGTGACGTTTGGCGGCTGGAGCCGGATGCAAATAAGTGTAACCATCCTGTCACCTGTcggtgttgactgttgaacGAATTCTTCTGCTttggaggacgaggtcgcTCGTGTCGCATAACTTGGAGCCTATTTTTGTTTGGTTTGGCTTTACATCATGGCTATTTCCGACTTGTCCTTGGATAGATCATACTTATCTCCGATATATATCGAGCTATTTGCGGCCGCATGCACGATGACGAGGCCAGAACTATTGAGCCACACCCGCTAAGGGAGACGCAAGCACTGAAGTAGTCATGGAACATTCATGCTCGAAGTTATTTTGCATGTTGCATGACTCTGTATCTTTGAAAACTTGGATGCCTAGATAGGTCGCAGAAACCACAGCGAGGGACAGCATTCCAGCGACTCAAGCATGTACTTTCGACTTTGGCATGGATACATGGCTCTCTCCTTGCCAGGTGTTCACGAATACGACTTGCCAGCATAATTCAGAGGCGATCGAGCCCATAACTTAGTCCAGAATAATTCATTTCATAATTCATACAGTACCTCGTGCATGTGGAGACCATTTCTTGGCATCGAATGTCTGGATCTCTCCACCCCACCCGCGTTTCTGCACTCGAGCTCTACCTCAGTACGTATTCGATAGGTGCATGCACCGCAGAGCTTACGTCCTACCAGGAACGTCTCCAGCAGCGCGCAATTGGAACGGACACAAGTCGGCGTCCGTATCTTCGTCACTGAGCGGACCACGCGGCCGTCGACGTCTTCGGTTAGGCGGCCCCAGCTTTCTTGGCCATGTGTCTTCTCAGGAGGGCCCATGGTTAGTCGTCTTAGTCACTTTAGCGTTCTGTGGTGCCGAGTCGTCTGGTGGGACGCTGCGACTTAAACTGGACTCCACGATCCGTAATTACGATACGGCCACTTCGTTTATTTCAACTCCACGCCTTGGTTCCATGTATCGTTTACCAGCCACTTTCTATACTAAGTACTCCTTACTCATGCAGTCGCAAAGTCTGGTTGACAACTACTTACTAGAAATGTCTGTTACAGATGACAGACTGctcaaaacaaacaacgATCTCGTGTCGCATTGCCGGATTGAGACCACATTCGCTAGTGCAAGTTCAACACTCACAGCGTGCAGCAGAAAGTTCCAAAAGCGCCAATCATCACTATCGATGAAGCACCTCCGTCAGTTGAAGCAACCGGAGTTTCTAAACAGCGTGGGGCAGTGCAGTGGGTTTCCGGTGGATGGGTGCGTACGGTGTATGAACTGTTTAGTCCATTtatccagagtccagacgTTTGAGCCACTACTGCTGCTGTGTTTAACCGCTCGAACTGGAATCCCTGAAGCACCATGCTGGGGACTCGCATATCCGCGACTGGAGTCCCCGACTCCCCTCCTATCCAACTCGCGATGATCGCGAGCTTGTCCTTCCCCTTAGAATAAAACATTAAACTCTCATCGATTTTCTGACGATTTGCTGCTGGTCTTAATATCTTTGCGTCGATCTTTCGACCTGCAGCTTGTGCTACTTACGGTGTACTAGGGTGCAGTCCCTCGTAAGAAGTACAGTATATACATTGAATACCTCCTTGGGCGTCTTATCTGGGGAGACTTCGCTCGCTTTCGTTCGGTTTGGTTTCGGGCAGCCCAGACCCGGTGATGTGAAGAACTCATGCGTTTCCTCGCCGCCATTACTTTGGGATCATCTGCCCACTCCCTCTTCTCGATTACTTGTATCTTGATCACGATATTGAGCGGGTTACAAACAGTTTCCGCAGAACTCGATGCAGCTTTCAAATCGGTAAGCGAAGTCGCTCTGAAAGTAGCAGGCGATGGTTGCTGATAAGCTCCTACGTGCAGCGACCCGACCTTTTCTCTCCTATCGTCACCTTCGAGCGGCGCATTCCACAAAAACTTCATCCTGGCTACATATTCATCGGACCGTACGAGGCAACGAACTCGGGTCCTTATATCTACGATAATGATGGGGTATGTTTTGGAAAATGAAGGATGTATAGCTATACGAGCGGTTGGCGCTAATGCCGTCGATCACAGAACTTAGTTTGGAGCGGTTGGGGCAATTCCGGCCCTGGGAATGCTCACGGCATGCACGTATGCCAATACAAGGGGAAAGACCATCTGTGCTTTTTCCAGGGGATCCAGCAGAATGGCTATTGTAGGGGTCATGGCGTTATCATGGACAGCCATTACCATATCGTCAAGACCGTGGTccccggcggcggcatggCATCGAGCGATATGCACGAGTTCAAACTCGTTGACGGCGGCAAGCGGGCCTTGCTGACGGTTTACCAGCAGCGGCAGTTCGATATGAGTATATGGAATATAAAAAAGGGCATGGGTTGGTTGATGGAAAGCGTATTTCAAGAGGTGGATGTCGAGACAGGCAGGGTTTTGTTCGAATGGAGATCGCTCGACCATGTCGACCCGTCTCTTAGCTATACACACCCTGGCTCTACGGATACTTCGGGCACCGGGCTGGAGCCGCGCTCGCCGTGGGATTACTTCCATATCAACTCGATCGATAAGGACGAGGGGGGGAACTACCTCATTTCATCGCGCCACACTTGCGCAATCTACAAGATCTCCGGCCGTGATGGGTCTATCATCTGGCAGTTGCATGGAGCGACGCCGTCGTTCAATAATACTAACTTCAGTTTCTCGCAGCAACATGATGCTCGGTGGATGAGCCAGAACAGAACTCATACCCTGCTCTCGCTGTATAACAACGGATACAACGGGTACAACAGGACGCATTGGTACTCTTCAGGAATGACTGTTCTAATCGACCATATGAACAAGACAGCCACGCAGCTGCAAGACTACGGACCGGATAAACTCAGTATGATCAGCTCCAGCCAAGGCAACATGCAAGTGCTGTCGAACGGAAACATTTTCATGGGCTGGGGCAACAATGCCTACATCTCCGAGCACGACGAGGAGGGCAATTTGCTGCTATGGGCCAACATCGGCAAGAGCAGTATCATGAACTATCGAGCCCAGAAGTTTCGCTGGGTAGGAAACCCCACCGACATCCCAGCTCTATGGACATATTCCAAGGGGAGCTATAATTCGTCCGCAACGACCTTCTACGCCAGCTGGAATGGCGCTACTCGTATCAAATACTGGCGATTCTACGGCACGAACAACTCCACTGGCAACTATACACTCCTCCGCCGCGTCCGCAAGGACGGGTTCGAGACCTCGTACACGGCATCTGAATTCTACCGCTATAGTTATGCGGAAGCCGTTGATTCGCAGGGGAATGCCCTCGGTAGATCGCGCAAGCAGTTTACCTTTACTCCGTCATCGGGCCTCCAGGGAAACTGCGAAGAAACCACCTGCGAGAATACATATTACTacggcgacggcgagaaAGACGCTGCGGCAACTGTCCCCGAGGTCGGCCTCAACACTGTTCCCTGGGTGGACCCCGACCATCCCGGCGCGCATCTCGACTGGGGAAATACAAGGCCAACAGCTCCCGAAGATAAGGAACCGGGGGCTTTGGAAGAAGCATACGGTAAGTCACTCACTTTTCgcgaaagaaaaagaaatgaaaaaagGCTAACAGCTCAGATCGCGTAGGATGGTTCGCACCGACCATGGGTGTTCTGTTCACCGGGATCGGCATCTACGTCGTGCTCCGGGTGTATCGAAAACACCAGTTCTCCTCCCACAGAGTGAGACGAAGCTCGTCGGAAGCCTTGGACCTGGACCAGGACGTGGCCAGCGAGCCGAAAGCCTCATTCCGAGTTTCGAGTTTGCCCTGGTGGAGCTGGCGTCGCTGGACGGCTGGTGAACCAGCGCGGTACTTTCCTCTGTCGGACGCGGAGGGACATGGGCGCGCGTGGGATAGATGATAGTCTGCGATGCGGGCAGCTTGTAGTATAGATCATCGTGTGTATATAGTACTTTGATTACTTGTTATATAATGGCGCCCACAAGGAAGCCACAAcattccagaatccagaaCTGCCTTTCCACTTTTTTCCCAGGAGTCTTGCGATCTTCAGGGTACGGGCCCCAAGCGTAGGAGATAGAATCAAGAAGGCCAGCTGGCGCTTGTGCATAACGCAGATCAGGGCGGCTGAAGAAAAGGTTGAAACTGGGTGTGCAAGGGATTGGGAGAGACGAGAGAGATTGGAGACGATGACAGCTCGAATCGGGCGGTATTGAAAATACGGCCGTACGGTACGAGTGGGGACCGCGTCGCAAGCTCCCGCactagattattttaaaattaatcCATTTGAAGAACATGTAACTAAATGTAACTAAGCGTAAACCAATGACGCAGGCAGTTGGGCTTGCCGTCGGGAGGGCAGTTGAGGTAGCAGAGAAAAGGAATATCCAGACGGATGGTTTCTTGTTGATTAAGGAGAGTGTTGGGACGAGATTGAGAGAAGTGAACACTGAACAGGAACAATAATAGAAATACAATCGGTATTCCAGAGGGGTGACTGATCGAGTAGCGGCAGTGTTGATCCGAgcctgcacctgcaccttCCAGTCCTCAAGCCCAGTTCCTCATCGCATTCCTCTCTCCGCCACTCCCGGAAAGAGCTGCTGCCTTACACTCGTTATCGTCCTGCGTTTCTTTGGTTCTTGTGCtctattttaattttaacgTTTATTGCTGCTTGGCGGATAATTCTCCGTCTTCCACTCCCTCTCTTCGCCCTTCTGACGTCGCCTTGCCCGCTAGCGCCTCCAAACGCGCCGGTGCACCTCTCTTAGCCTTCTCAAACACCTGCCCCGATGACTGGACCCAATCGGCAATCGTTGGCTGCTTTTGTTTCACCTGACGACGACAGCAGCGAGCCCTTTCCATCGAGTACTAGCATCCAGGTTCCTAAAAACCGGCATGCCCGCCATTCCCGCAATATCTCTTGGGCTTCCGGTCACGATCAAGGCGGCGAACCATCTTCCGACTCTTCCTATCCTCAGCCACGCCGTCGCGGGGAATCAAACGTCTCTCTCGCTCACGTCTCAGAgggttcttcctctggcccCCACGACGACGATAGTGCAATGGCCCTGAGGAATAGCTCTTTCGAATGGAACGACTCCCACGGCAACTCTCGGCATATGCGCTCCCGCTCCCAAAGCCAACAGCTGCCGAACTTCGACCTCAACCGGGTCGAGATGTCTCCCCCGCGGCCGACGCCGGGCCCCGTGACATGGATGTCGCTGCCGCACAAGAAGCAGCTGGCCCTGCTCGGTCTGTGTCGTGTGTTTGACTTTCTGCAGATTGCGTCTCTGCAGGCGTACATGTTCTACCAGCTCAAATCCTTTGACGAGACCCTCTCCGATTCCGACGTTTCTACTCAAGCCGGTATCCTTCAGGGTGCGTTTACGGCCGCCCAGTTTGCGACGGCCATTCCTTGGGGTCGTGTTGCGGATGCGGAGTGGGGTGGACGCAGGTTCGTCCTCCTTGTTGGGTTGGTAGGGACTGCGGTCTCTTGTTTGGGCGTTGCCTTTGCGACCTCGTTCGCGCAGGCCGTGTTCTGGCGGTCGTTTGGTGGTGCCATTAACGGGACCGTGGGTATTATCCGGACTATGATTGCGGAAAATGtaaaggaaaagaaatacCATTCTCGAGCATTCTTGATTCTTCCTATTGGGTTTAATGTTGCTGCTCTTTTTGGCCCTGGTAAGTTTACTGCCTCGTGGCCTGGCCTGTGGTTTGTTTGGTTAACTAATGGCAATTGCAGTCATGGGCGGAATGCTCTCCGACCCAGTCAGAGCCTACCCTACCCTGTTCGGCCCCAATTCCTCGTTTGGAGGTGAGAATGGGGTTCAATGGCTTATGACTTATCCTTATGCGCTGCCCATGTTGGCCAATGCGATTTTCCTCACTTTCTGTGCTGGTTGTGTCGCCGCTGGTCTTGAGGAGGTACGTTTCACCCTCCCTTGTTATATGTTATATGGGTATCGGCAGCTAATTAGAAATTAGACCCTGGAGGCGTGCAAGGGAAAGCCTGGTATCGGTACATATTCTCTACGACTTGTTGCTCGCGTTATCAGAGCGGCCGttccttcatcctcgccgttgTATTCTAGACTACCTTTTGCCGATTACGAAGAGTCAGGGCCGCTGCTTGGAAGGGCCTCCGAGACGTACGAACTTGAAGAGAAGACGGCCAGACCTGGACGTCATGCTCCTCACATCTTGCCATTCCGACGGCTTTGGACCAAGAACGTCTTCTGCACCCTATTAGCTCAAGCGTTCTTCGATTTCCAAATGGGGTACGTCAGCACCATCCACATCTGATCAAAAGCAGCGTGTCTAACCTAAGCAGTGCATTCAACAACCTTTGgctccttttcctctccaCGCCTCGATACGACTCGAACGACCCTGCTAGCCCCGTGCAAAGCCTGCCTTTCATTTTCACCGGTGGATTGGGCATGCTTCCGCAGAGTGTCGGCTTCGCAACCGCAATTCTCGGTGTAATCGGCATGATCCTCCAATTCACCATCTATccctccatcaacagccgCCTGGGAACAGCCAAGAGTTACCAATACTTCCTAACACTCTTCCCCGTCGCTTACGCCTTCGCGCCTTACATCGCTCTCGCCCCCTCGAGCACACCACCCCCGAACCAAGCCAACGGCGGTTGGGTTTGGTTCTCGATTATCGtcgtccttttcctccagGTCACGGCACGAACATTCACCCTCCCGACCTCAATTATCCTTCTCAACAACTGCTCCCCACACCCGTCCGTTCTGGGGACCATCCACGGCGTCGGCCAATCCGTCTCCTCTGCCTTCCGTACGATCGGGCCTATCTTCTCAGGCGCATGGTACGGTTATGGTTTGGATATCGGCACCGTCGGGTTCGCGTGGTGGTTAATCGCTCTCGTTTCCGTGTTCGGCTGCTTCGCTGCTATTTTTGTCTACGAAGGGTCAGGACATGAAATATTCCTccctggggaggaggaagaaatgTAATTGTCTTGATGTGATAGGGTCACATAAGCATTTCGAGTATATATATGTTTATTTGCTCTTTTTTGGGGGGTcatctatatatctatctttgatgatgatggcattTTGGGACCACTTGTACTGTATATATGGTGGACATGTGCATAGTCGGTGTCTTGCTtactttctttgctttttttcaTTTTGTTTTACCTTTTTTACTTTGCATCTGCTTTCCCCTGCTTGATACCTCTACTCGCTTGGCTTGGTTATGTTACGGATGTACGAAAAgaagggaggagagaagactcttgaaaagaaaagaggatGTGTATGTGAGTTAGATCTGGATACATAATACTTACATAGATTGCCATGACATCGTCACATATTAACAAACCATAAATCAAAAGGCCGTAATCATAATGGCTGGAAGAAAGCAATGAAAGGTGAAGTACGTATGTAGTCTACCGCTTCAGCGCCGCAAACCGTCTCGACAACTCATCCACATCCGGAATCCCACTCTTGTCTCTCCGCTGCGCACTCGGACTAGGACTTGGGCTCGATACCCCGGCCCCGGCCCCGGCCCCGCTCGACGAATCGCCATCTTTGTCATCAGGGACCTTGACTCTCGGATTCGGGTTATCAGATCTTGGCCCCGGCGGCGCAACACTCACAGGGCTCGAATGCGGATTGAATCCCCTCGGCGGCGTGGCGCGCGTTAACTCTGCAGTTTCAGATGCCCGGCGGACAACCTCCCCAACCCGTACTTGGTCGTCGAgatcccctcctcccccatcTCCTTTGCCGTCACCCCCTGTGAAATCGCCAACATCGACATCCGGAACATCCCCTTCAACTTGCGACCCCGTCTCCGTCTCGCCCCAGGGAACTTTATATGCCCACGCAATCTCCTTCAGATAACTCTCCACCAATTCCGCGCTTGGCGGACGCACCCGTAACCCCTTCACTAGACGCTCTGGGGCCTTCACGCCCGCGAGTTTGTTTTCTGAGGCGAGATTCATAAAGTCTTTCCCGTACCGGTCTGTGAGGAGGGAGCGCAGGAGCGTAAGCTCGCGCACTTCAGTTGGGAAGCGCGACCATGCATAGAAGATAGCTGTTGCGGCCTCATCAAGCGCCGCATCGAGGTAGTATGTTTCGTCCCCAGCTGCATCTTCACCTAGCGACTGTGTCTGTGTATCTTTTCCTGTCGtcggttgttgctgcggctgTTTCGTCCCCGCAGCACCAAAGATCCGAAATAgaccccctcctcccccaccgccaccaccaccactctTAGAATCCCCAGTCGCAGCCCCAGTCGCAGCCTTACCCTGATTCTGGTGCTGATTCTGCGCAACAGCCTCCTCTCTCACCCTCGCGCGCGCGCGCGTCCCACTCTCCCCAAACGCAAGGCCATCTAGAACGCCCGCGCGGGCAAGTAGCAGCTCGCAGTAAAGTTCTACCACCTCCATGACCTCGACGGCGATATCGGTTGCGATGACATTCTCGACGCGGATGCGCGCGGACGCGTCGCGCTGGTTCTCGAGGAGCTGGGCGAGTTCGCGGCGCTGGACGACGGAGGACGCGGTGGATTTCTTTTGGAGGAGGCGCAGGCGCGGGATTATGAGGTGCAGGGTTGAGGTTAGTTTTGCCTGGTTGTTGTAGGGGGTTTTTGGTTAGTAACTTAGTGGCTTGTTTGTatggttggtttggttggttGTGGGGGTGTGTTGGAACTTAGAaggggtggtggtgtggtGCGGGGTTGATGGGATGGGGAATTTGGGATGGAGTGGATGGGAGTGGATTGATCGTGGGGAAGAGGTGGTGTGTGTCAGACTGTGGATGCTTACTGTTTGTGGTGAAGGCGGCATTTTGGGTGGTTtatggaggttgatgaggtgGATAGGAGAGTAAGAAGGGAATGGGAGAGGGGGTGTAGAATGGGGAGTTGGTGTAGGCAGATAAGATACCGCGGGGACtccgcctcaggcatcagTCATCTATATAGTTACACCGTACTACGCAGTAAGATGTCTAACCACGAATAAATCACGTAGGCCATGCGTAAGTGAATTATAATTATGAAGTATAGATTGGTCGGCAATATTTATGCTTTTTTCG encodes:
- a CDS encoding sulfotransferase family protein (COG:S;~EggNog:ENOG410PFKR;~InterPro:IPR040632,IPR027417;~PFAM:PF17784;~TransMembrane:1 (o258-280i)), coding for MSLTYSDNLAPQPSTDIFTGDTNIDRRKCHRNVPMKVLALGVGRTGTASLRIALERLGYLKCYHMMSASMENPPDCLMWHDALLAKYEGVGEFGRKEWDQLLGDCQAVCDWPACAFAKELIEAYPNAKVILTTREVDSWHASVMKTVHWRVSDPEHRFVSNFSWAASMYYPMLNKFFETFFRGDFPNKGKEVYEDHVEEVRALVPPERLLEYKISDGWGPLCEFLGEEVPDTTFPRGNDMADFFKRCRGRNRRQMANAALQAVTVGGTIIAAGFAATMAFKRFSR
- a CDS encoding arylsulfotransferase family protein (COG:S;~EggNog:ENOG410PK7H;~InterPro:IPR039535,IPR011047;~PFAM:PF05935,PF14269;~SECRETED:SignalP(1-35);~TransMembrane:1 (n3-13c18/19o587-608i)); translated protein: MRFLAAITLGSSAHSLFSITCILITILSGLQTVSAELDAAFKSRPDLFSPIVTFERRIPQKLHPGYIFIGPYEATNSGPYIYDNDGNLVWSGWGNSGPGNAHGMHVCQYKGKDHLCFFQGIQQNGYCRGHGVIMDSHYHIVKTVVPGGGMASSDMHEFKLVDGGKRALLTVYQQRQFDMSIWNIKKGMGWLMESVFQEVDVETGRVLFEWRSLDHVDPSLSYTHPGSTDTSGTGLEPRSPWDYFHINSIDKDEGGNYLISSRHTCAIYKISGRDGSIIWQLHGATPSFNNTNFSFSQQHDARWMSQNRTHTLLSLYNNGYNGYNRTHWYSSGMTVLIDHMNKTATQLQDYGPDKLSMISSSQGNMQVLSNGNIFMGWGNNAYISEHDEEGNLLLWANIGKSSIMNYRAQKFRWVGNPTDIPALWTYSKGSYNSSATTFYASWNGATRIKYWRFYGTNNSTGNYTLLRRVRKDGFETSYTASEFYRYSYAEAVDSQGNALGRSRKQFTFTPSSGLQGNCEETTCENTYYYGDGEKDAAATVPEVGLNTVPWVDPDHPGAHLDWGNTRPTAPEDKEPGALEEAYDRVGWFAPTMGVLFTGIGIYVVLRVYRKHQFSSHRVRRSSSEALDLDQDVASEPKASFRVSSLPWWSWRRWTAGEPARYFPLSDAEGHGRAWDR
- a CDS encoding putative MFS transporter (COG:P;~EggNog:ENOG410PHRS;~InterPro:IPR020846,IPR011701,IPR036259;~PFAM:PF07690;~TransMembrane:11 (i151-174o194-211i223-243o249-270i282-304o335-357i442-466o486-513i533-552o564-583i639-659o);~go_function: GO:0022857 - transmembrane transporter activity [Evidence IEA];~go_process: GO:0055085 - transmembrane transport [Evidence IEA]) encodes the protein MTGPNRQSLAAFVSPDDDSSEPFPSSTSIQVPKNRHARHSRNISWASGHDQGGEPSSDSSYPQPRRRGESNVSLAHVSEGSSSGPHDDDSAMALRNSSFEWNDSHGNSRHMRSRSQSQQLPNFDLNRVEMSPPRPTPGPVTWMSLPHKKQLALLGLCRVFDFLQIASLQAYMFYQLKSFDETLSDSDVSTQAGILQGAFTAAQFATAIPWGRVADAEWGGRRFVLLVGLVGTAVSCLGVAFATSFAQAVFWRSFGGAINGTVGIIRTMIAENVKEKKYHSRAFLILPIGFNVAALFGPVMGGMLSDPVRAYPTLFGPNSSFGGENGVQWLMTYPYALPMLANAIFLTFCAGCVAAGLEETLEACKGKPGIGTYSLRLVARVIRAAVPSSSPLYSRLPFADYEESGPLLGRASETYELEEKTARPGRHAPHILPFRRLWTKNVFCTLLAQAFFDFQMGAFNNLWLLFLSTPRYDSNDPASPVQSLPFIFTGGLGMLPQSVGFATAILGVIGMILQFTIYPSINSRLGTAKSYQYFLTLFPVAYAFAPYIALAPSSTPPPNQANGGWVWFSIIVVLFLQVTARTFTLPTSIILLNNCSPHPSVLGTIHGVGQSVSSAFRTIGPIFSGAWYGYGLDIGTVGFAWWLIALVSVFGCFAAIFVYEGSGHEIFLPGEEEEM
- a CDS encoding DUF292 domain protein (BUSCO:EOG09264PK5;~COG:Z;~EggNog:ENOG410PJI2;~InterPro:IPR005061,IPR042277;~go_process: GO:0015031 - protein transport [Evidence IEA]), producing the protein MPPSPQTAKLTSTLHLIIPRLRLLQKKSTASSVVQRRELAQLLENQRDASARIRVENVIATDIAVEVMEVVELYCELLLARAGVLDGLAFGESGTRARARVREEAVAQNQHQNQGKAATGAATGDSKSGGGGGGGGGGLFRIFGAAGTKQPQQQPTTGKDTQTQSLGEDAAGDETYYLDAALDEAATAIFYAWSRFPTEVRELTLLRSLLTDRYGKDFMNLASENKLAGVKAPERLVKGLRVRPPSAELVESYLKEIAWAYKVPWGETETGSQVEGDVPDVDVGDFTGGDGKGDGGGGDLDDQVRVGEVVRRASETAELTRATPPRGFNPHSSPVSVAPPGPRSDNPNPRVKVPDDKDGDSSSGAGAGAGVSSPSPSPSAQRRDKSGIPDVDELSRRFAALKR